The genomic window CAAATTTAGATCTCGTATCTTCATCTAAATCCTTGATCGATTATGTAAATAACCCTAATGGCATGCCATATGTATCCtatcttttactaagttcacacgggcaCTATTGTCATATACATGTCATTAACAAACCATGTATTAGTTTACATATTTCATACAAGTCCTGTAAACATTGAACATTCATATTTCGTACTCCATACCTATTCGTAATAACcaatattttcatgattttcaattcaatccatttgaAGCCAAATATGTCAATTTCACcaatttaaatttaatctaaacatataaatgaaataaaCACAATTCAACATAGCATCAAATAAAATAGTAAGTTCCATAAGAACTTACCTAGCAAAAACAACTAACAAGTTGAAACTTCAGGGACTAATCTACAATTTCTGTTTTTCCCAATTATCTCcggtttgatccaattcttgatctatacaattatttcattcaatatatcaataccaaaaatttatgCACTATGtcatgatatgaatgaacctatgaaattttagttttcaatacccataaatttttacatttaattcaatttagtccctaaaactgaaatAACCATAACTTTTAATTTTGAGCTTCAATTTTAAAACCGATCTCAAATACATCTCTTAGGGAACCTCTACCTTCTATTACACTGAAATTTcacataaattttacattttattcactttggtCCTTATGagcaaaattaacaattatactttacaatctagtcatttttcacatttaagcttaaaatctattaaTTTAACACCAAATTCTTCAAAAACTTTCAATATAGTCTTTTTTCACaatagaaactttcaaaaactttaatagttttgcaaattggtacatgggctagctaaatcaagccatgacctcaaaaacataaaaattacaagaaaatgacttaattaaatATACCATATCTAGTCAAAAGTTTGAAACCCTAAGAAGCTTTCATGTTTTTTTTCCATGGTGATGGTCGGTTTGGATGTGGAAGATGAAAGAAAATTTCTCTTTCATTCCATCAAATCTTGACTTTTATACCAATATtaatacttaatttaattaattaatcaatcttAATTAGCTTACTAATCATGTTTTAGTAATTAAGCCACCACCATCCACTAATACATGTTCCAAGATGGTTAAATTGTCATTTTGAATCTTTGGTTAATTGCAATTTGAGTCCTTAAatctttggccaattaaaaacctatagtgataaacttttacaatttagtgtaTGTACCTAAGTTAAACAATTAATAGATAAAATTGAGGGACTAAACTTTAATACTCCATTATACcaactctataaatattaaatatttatggacttgGTTTATGGAAATGAGGTTTTGAAACTGCCTTTTTCCAGCACCACTAAAAATCGAGTTGTTATAGATGTGGTAATTTACGGTTATACCACTTGACAAAAATGCCATGCCATTATCAtggaataaaaatgataaaaaaatgataaagcaAGGTTGTTAGATACAGATACCAAGAACCAACCAATACATCAATTCAGAGAAAGAGGTTGAATCAAATGACATGCAAACCAATAATCTATTGAATCTAGCTAAAAAATCAGTTGAACCAATGGTTGGaccaatttattattattagtataagaAAAATCGAGAATCAGTAGCCTAATCGAGAACTGTTCTAGTTACAAAAACATTGAataaaagtttagagaaaataaacaaaaataaaaaataaaaataaataaagggtaAACTATATCCAGGGTCAGTAAACTACTAGTAAGTTtgtattttggtcactcaactttaaaaagttacaaaatggtaactaaactattcaaaagttttcatttaagtcattgggatattaaaattgttgttgtatggcCTTTTCCTTTCGCACCACCTacaccaattgaaagctctcctttcctttctcttttatagttcattttttttatgaaatgacTTTGAATGTCAAAAATCTATGAgccaaaatccaaacaactttcttttCCGATCTCTGACACTGATCTTCATATCAACTTGGATCTAGGATATGTTCTACTCACCGATTGATACTAATACACAATATTGATTGTTGAATTGTCACTTGGAGTTCGTTAGCCagactttaaaaagaaaaactaaacagtccaatgacttaaataaaacttttgaatagttcagtgaccattttgtaacattttgaaatcgaataaccaaaacgtaaactttctaatagtttagtgaccttagtTGTAATTTACCCATAAATAAATAAAGCTCAACTTCAATCTTGTGGGCAGTACACACAAATTTTGTGTCAAATATTGACctagaaaaaattttatttattaactcTGAAAAGAACTTACAACCTTTTGATTTCTTAAATACAAAGAAACTTTTTTGATTGAGCTTCAATCCAAAGGTGGTTAACTTGATTTTGGATGGAAAGATGATTCCACTTCAAAGGCCTTCTACGCTTGATCTTGAAAAAATGAGTTTAGTCTCATTTTTTTTCAGTTGTGTAGGATTGAAGAGTGGCTTTATACAGAATTAATGTGAcgttcttcaaaaaattttcaagttCTTCAATTTCTTTAGATATCTCTTGAGATTTTTGAGAGAGCTTTAAAACTATAAAATCTTTCCTTCAAAGAATTCTTGGACTTCTTAATTTTGGAAGTTAtgttgaataaattttttataatgtcAATCAATGAAGTAAAAGAGAATTTGTGGCCTCTTTCAAGTAAAAGATGGTTCTTATGAAATATGAACACTtcaaattctttttatttatattgatCTTTGAGATAAaatgatgtttaaaaaaaatacaatttctttataaaatagtttttaaaagttttaatgtcatgatttctttttcattaatttaatttaatttaatttaagatgAGAgtgatgataaaattttgattagtaCAAAATTTCCAGGGAGAATCTCCTTTACCCTCGTCCGCATCTCATCGACAACCTTATCCCAACTTTATGCATATAATCTGATTTAGCACAAAAGAAATCAAAAAGTTAAAAGCAGCAAATAAAACTTTCCCCATTAATTGTTCCCTTCTTCAATCCAGATGAAGCCAGatgatcacacctataaaaacaTGACAGACCGATAATCAAGCAAAACCCTTTTCAGAACAACCATCAAGAATCTAAATTTAACACCAAAACAAGGCATGCATGTATATCTaatcttgaaaaaaataagaaaaagctAAAGTTATGGAGAAGCGCGATAAGTGGTACCATCTAGCCTCTGAACAAGAAGCTTCCAAGACTTCCTTCTTGTTGCGTTGTTTAGGGAGCTTATAGTTGCAGCCATAGCTCTTGTTCTCCGTTCTCTCCTCTTGTTGTGTTTCCCTCTCGTTGAAGTTAAATTAGATTACaatatacaattatattttgTGGACTTATTTAAAAACTACTGGGTTTATTTGAAATTGTCTACAAAATCTTCTTTAAAATACAAGAATAGGCCACTGATTTCTTCGGTTTTCTTATTAACCCTCTCTTTTTCCTTCAAATATCTGCAAAATCGTCTTTAAAAAACAAGTTGTTACAGTTGACTTGAAGAATATAAGCCCTCAATCCACCACTCTTTTGTTGTAGATTACTTCAACTTTAGTCGAAAGCAATAACAAGCTGTTGAAACCAAAATCTTGAGAAACCCCGTCAGAAAATTGCAGACGAATCCCATTAACCATGGTGAAGTTTTAGCAAATTTCATGCCTTGTCCTTTGTTTGGTTAACGAGAAAATTTGAGATGGTTGATGATGGCAGGAAAGAAAAATAATGTAGTTCggactttattatttaatttttttaacttttaatataatactgatttttttattatgattttaatgtttttttatatctatacttttatttaaatgTTGTAATGagtaaatttaatactaaaaaaattactaCTATAACTTTACATATTTGAAGTAAGATTTATTATTAGgattatacttgtatttttttaattgaaaaaaataaaaaaaaaactgtatTTAAACCCTACAAacaattaacattttttttactattgtaaccaaaaattttattttaatttgtttggtacatttaatattaattatgatTTCTTTAGCATTGTTACAATTATTATTAAGAAGAATTAGTTAGGAAATGTGCTTGGGATCAAACCCTTGATCACATAATTAAGAGCTGAGTTAAATAACTATCACACTATGCTTTTATAACTATATTTTcagttttgaaattttctttcacCAATATGatgacattttgacatttttataacaTATTAAATAATGTTACCTAACATTTGaacttactataaaattttcacaatccaaattaaaaagtAATTGAAGTCATAGGTTCataatcttaattaattttttaatctaattccatagatattacgtatatatattattagttttaAATTCAAGTATTCCAATTATgtgacttttaatttttaaattttttttaaaaaataataactagattaaaagaaaaacaaaatgttggTACAGGACTAAATGAATATTTAAACCAAAAAGCagctgagagagagagagagagggcaCACGCCTGCCCCGGCTCCCAAACCTATAAGGTTTCTGGATTCAATGCATTGACATCTCAAATCACATTCGTTGGATCAGGCGATCCAAACTCAATACTATCTTAATCATatgatcaaaacaaaattttgagatttttttttacttccaaATTAGCAGCTCATCCAGTACTTCTCCTTTATCAAATTCCAATGGTTTAGTCATACTTCctcaaacttgtatttttttcccTTAATAATTGTATGGAAAAAAAGGTCAAACAATGATGCCTCTTCCCAACCCCCAACTTCTCTGTTATATCCTAGATTGTTCGTATTGCACATGATTgcatttcttctttttatttttatttattaataataaaaacaaaagcttACAATCTCTTAATCCAATTAGAATTTGATCCCAAACAACCCCGTTTTCTttatcaattataaaaaaataaaacataaaaataaaaacaaaaagtcaTCCAATTTGACGTGATTTCTAAGATGATAAAGGACCCAAAGAAAGAGCCAAGAGGACCTTATTTCTCGCGGACATTCTATAGACATAAGCGATCAAGGCCTGCGACTATACAAAATCCTCCTCATCCGGAAATATAGATACAAGACTTGCAAATGCGAAGGGAGTTGGGGCCTCCTACAGACGCGTTTCCGTGATCAAATTTGGCTGGTTTTGTTGAATCATAGAGACTGCGGGCTCCCTTGCATCTCTGCCTCAGCAACTCCGTGCCAAAATCTTATATCTAGTGATCTTCTCTGTTACACTACTGCTTTTAATCCAACAACAATACATCGTTTAGGTGGGTGGGTGCGAGGGTTTCAAAAAGCTCCTTGTGTCAATAATACAGGCATTATTGTGAGAGACACCAATGAATGCACTCGTATGTTATTTCATTACCTAACACAAATGCAATTACCAAGGATGAACAACCCAAGGATTAAAAGTAGCTTTTCTCAATGCTGGAAGTCAGTGATAGCTACCAATGCCAATGAATGGCCAAACAACACAGTTCAATGTTTTCCATTTAGCTTTAGCAAATCCAAAATAACGCTTAACCAAATAGTCTGCAAGTTGAAAACCTGTTTTAAATAGCAGCTTTTGAATTAGGTGCATAAGAATTCAAGTTATGCACACTCTCGAGTTCAATTAGCTTTAGAAATCCAAACAAGCATAACCAAAAGAATTAGCTATGATgcaaataacaagcatgcaagtccAATTCAGATAAAGATACAGCATCTACAGATATACTATCATTTGTTCCTCATTCGTACCAACACAACTGCAGTTGTTAAATGTTTTGGTTTAATAACTGTAAGTAGCAGGATTTTACTTGGTGCACTCAACAGAATCAAAAAGACCATTCAACAATTGTAATCAGAAGAACCATTCTCTTCTATTAAAAAGAAAACACAGATGTACTTGTCACCTTACTTTGTACAAGATTATTCAGCTTgagataaagaaataaaatgaatgaagagcatattaaaacaaaaattagcaTTTTCTTTAAAGCAACTGAACCTACACCAGAAAGATAAAAAGGCAAATTCAACTTTGTTTTTGTGAAATTCCTAGATTCACCAAGGTCTGGTATCACTGTATACGAGACGACTAATTACGGTCACAAAATTACCATCAGTCGGTAAACAGAAGCCTCCAATCGAGCTTGTTGCAAGTTGAAACTCCCTCTTTACTACCTCTGCAGAAAGTCAAATAGCAACATGTCAAATCTCGATTCAATCACAATGCGGAGATCTTACATGgacccttttctttctttatttgtttgGTTCCCGGAAGATGATCACAGACAGAGAGGAGAAGAAAGgtggattcttttttttttttttaattcgtatTTTCTTGGTAGTTGGcttcttttttgttaaaatttaaaaaagacgGATTAAAATTaggagatatatatatatacactataaAAGAGATTTTACCTTGCCGTTTTCAGCCAACTCCGGAACCTTGTAGGCATCCGCCGTTACCTCCGTCAGCCACAATCCGGGAAACAAGTACTGTAACCAAAACCAATAACCAaccaacaaataaataaataaataatgaaaaacaccaaaaacaatcggaaaaaaaagtaaaaaataaaaaaataaaacgaaaCTTACATCCAATTGCTTCTGAACATTGCGTGCCCGTTTCTTTGGCCTTCTCGGTGGGCGGTGCCCGGCCATCACCATGAAATCCTCCTCGATCTCTTTCTTCGATAGCGGCACCGAAAATTTCGGTCGTGGCCTTTTCTTGGCGGAGGCCGCCGCCGATGCCGCCGGTGGTCCCTTGTCTCTTACTCTGGATGACTGAAACACCTCATTCCTCATCGGAGAACTGTAATTGTTGTTAGTTACTTCTCCGTCAACCGGAGCCTTACACGCGGCACGCCTTGTCCTCAGATTCCAGGGCCTCGCCTCCACCTCTACTGCAGGCGATTCCTCCCTCTCTTTATCTTTAACTTTGTGCTTATGTTTAGGCTCTTCAAATTCCTCCTCATCGTCATCCACGTCATCGTCGTCGGACACTTCGTCTCTAAAAATTGCATCTTTGATCTCATCCGCCGCCGTTTTAAGATCCTTAATGATCTTCTCCCTAACTGCCTCGATCCCCGCCGCCGCCTCCCCCTTAGATATCCTCAACTGCTGCTCCCTAGCGTAATCGGTGTTCTTGCTGCTGGGAGATGACTCCGATTCGCGCCGCCGCATTCCACCAACCATCAAACTGTCAAACTTAGAGGGGGGAGATCGGCGTCTTTGAAGGACACGGCGACGACAATGCTGGTTGTGATCAGCAGGGAGGGCGGTGGAAGAGTCGGTGGCGGTGGAAGCATCGTCAAGTTTCATACACCTGAGATATCTCCGATTGCCCCACTTCAAACAAGGAAGGTTGAAATTGTGAAGAGGTTTTGATCTCTCGGGTCCCATCGCCATCCCTCTCTCACCGGAAAACACCATTGATCGCATCACAGAGCGAGCTCAATGTTTAATACCAAGAATTCCCGATGGATTTCCTTAATATTTTCAACTGGCTTTGAAGGAGTTAATTTTTGTCGTAGCGGGTAGGTTTCTTCTTTGCTATGCTAATCGCCGGGAACGCGTTAAGATAGTTTTCGTCATGCGATATATAGAATTTATATTGGGCAGTGAGGGAAGGAGAGGGCCGGTTCCAACGTTCAGGTTATGTGATTTCTGGGGGTATTTTGTAATTTCATTTCCTTTTGAGGGTATCCTGCTAAAATGCACCATGGTGTGTAAAGTTTACCGGTATTGGGGAATTCCTTGGGTTAAAGCCTCGTTTTTGAGTTGGCGAAACTACTCGTTTGGTTTTTCACTTTCTACTTTTTTATCTCTTCTTATTACCCAATGCGTTTATTATTAggttaaaatatttttcgaaattttaattttaattttaatttttatgagtttaatttttaaaattttaaatttaaatttaattattaatgctgttaattttttattaaatttattgttgTAATGTTTTGAAAAACAATTCATTCGGTAactatgtaattaaaaaaaaatcttttaatgaatctgaatttaacaaaaataattttaatagtgttaataattacacttaaattttcaaatctgcaaaataaaagaactaaattcttaaaaataaaatgacagaaactaaattctaaatttttaaaaactattattattattgggaagttaactttcaaaatttggatttagaattaaaaatagaataatttgaatagaaaaatatttaaaaatattgtattcATAATTATTTCTCAAATTATGATTATCTAatagtaattttgaaattttaaaatattttttaatttgataaatttatatttttatacttttttttaaatctcaataataaataaatttaaattcataatcaCAAACCAAGcagaaaatttgatgaaattgtAAAACGAAATAACAATGTCAATGTGACTTTATGTGGTTTCTTATCATTGAAAGAAAGTGGTGTTTTTTTTGTTGCATTTGTGTGATAGGTTTAATAGTTAAACATTATATGTACTATGTCGTAggtgaatgaaaatttttatattaaaattaattttataaaaaaattatttataattgaattatagAGGAAGTGGTaaagtttttatataatttttaatcaattttggttccatttttagatatttaaattttttaagtagtgatttttagttgttttatttgaatattcatataaaaatagtaa from Gossypium hirsutum isolate 1008001.06 chromosome D12, Gossypium_hirsutum_v2.1, whole genome shotgun sequence includes these protein-coding regions:
- the LOC107946214 gene encoding uncharacterized protein, coding for MRSMVFSGERGMAMGPERSKPLHNFNLPCLKWGNRRYLRCMKLDDASTATDSSTALPADHNQHCRRRVLQRRRSPPSKFDSLMVGGMRRRESESSPSSKNTDYAREQQLRISKGEAAAGIEAVREKIIKDLKTAADEIKDAIFRDEVSDDDDVDDDEEEFEEPKHKHKVKDKEREESPAVEVEARPWNLRTRRAACKAPVDGEVTNNNYSSPMRNEVFQSSRVRDKGPPAASAAASAKKRPRPKFSVPLSKKEIEEDFMVMAGHRPPRRPKKRARNVQKQLDYLFPGLWLTEVTADAYKVPELAENGKR